A stretch of the Kroppenstedtia eburnea genome encodes the following:
- the rpsT gene encoding 30S ribosomal protein S20, which produces MPNIKSAVKRTKTNEKRRQQRMAQKSAMRTSVKKFLVAVENQEKETAGSLLREAKRKLDKGVTKGLLHKNAAARQKSRLEKKFNALNG; this is translated from the coding sequence ATGCCCAACATTAAATCCGCCGTCAAACGGACCAAGACCAACGAAAAACGGCGCCAGCAACGGATGGCCCAAAAGTCCGCCATGCGCACCTCCGTCAAGAAATTCCTGGTGGCTGTTGAAAATCAGGAAAAGGAGACGGCCGGTAGCCTGCTGCGGGAAGCCAAGCGAAAGCTGGACAAAGGCGTGACCAAAGGCCTGCTCCACAAAAATGCCGCCGCCCGGCAAAAATCCCGCCTCGAGAAAAAGTTCAACGCCCTGAATGGCTGA
- the trpS gene encoding tryptophan--tRNA ligase encodes MKRVFSGMQPTGDLHLGNYIGALKRFIPLQEEAECFFCVVDLHALTVPRDPEELRSKTLELAGLYLAAGLDPERSALFVQSHNPAHSEGAWLLQCITRMGELGRMTQFKDKGKGSDSATAGLFSYPVLMAADILLYQADLVPVGEDQKQHLELTRDLADRFNRIYGEVFKIPEPQIGETGARIMALDNPEKKMSKSADSSLNSIQLLDDPDLILKKFKRAVTDSENRIRYDRENKPGISNLLDIHSVMTGESVDSLVERYRDKGYGHLKIDTAEAVIQELKPLQERFRDVMESGEVQRVLARGAERAREVAGETLSRMQQAMGLVSK; translated from the coding sequence ATGAAACGTGTTTTTTCCGGAATGCAGCCGACGGGGGATCTTCATCTGGGCAACTACATCGGAGCATTGAAACGGTTTATCCCGTTGCAGGAAGAAGCGGAATGTTTCTTCTGTGTGGTCGACCTGCACGCTTTGACCGTGCCCCGGGATCCGGAGGAGCTGCGCAGTAAAACGCTGGAGTTGGCAGGGCTCTATCTGGCGGCGGGGCTGGACCCGGAGCGGAGTGCCTTGTTTGTTCAGTCCCACAACCCCGCCCATTCGGAGGGGGCTTGGTTGCTCCAGTGCATCACCCGCATGGGTGAATTGGGCCGCATGACCCAATTCAAGGACAAGGGAAAGGGATCCGATTCAGCCACTGCCGGCCTGTTCAGCTATCCCGTTCTGATGGCGGCCGATATCCTGCTTTACCAGGCGGATCTCGTCCCGGTCGGGGAGGATCAGAAACAACACCTGGAGCTGACCCGGGATCTGGCGGATCGGTTCAACCGGATCTACGGGGAAGTGTTCAAGATCCCGGAACCCCAAATCGGGGAAACCGGGGCCCGCATTATGGCCTTGGACAATCCGGAAAAGAAAATGAGCAAGAGCGCCGACAGCTCCCTGAACAGCATTCAATTGCTGGATGATCCGGATCTTATTCTCAAGAAGTTTAAACGGGCGGTCACAGATTCGGAAAACCGGATCCGGTATGACCGGGAAAACAAGCCGGGAATCAGTAACCTGCTCGATATCCACAGTGTGATGACCGGGGAGTCCGTCGATTCCCTTGTGGAGCGATACCGGGACAAAGGGTATGGCCATCTCAAGATCGATACAGCGGAAGCGGTGATTCAGGAGCTGAAACCGTTGCAGGAGCGTTTCCGCGATGTGATGGAGAGCGGAGAAGTGCAGCGCGTCTTGGCCAGGGGAGCTGAGCGCGCCCGGGAAGTGGCAGGGGAGACACTGTCCCGGATGCAACAAGCGATGGGGCTGGTTTCCAAATAA
- a CDS encoding CcdC family protein, whose amino-acid sequence MGHVFPLNLQLAATLGTLFMALMVIFLRLRASNKPTNAKKILMPPIGMSTGFLMFVFPPFRIPFTWGLTAFVTGTLLFALPLIRTSRFEVGKDGQIYLKRSKAFILILFALLIIRMGAHEYIEQFITLEQTAGLFFTLAFGMLLPWRIMMYLKYKKLKENTPVTETK is encoded by the coding sequence ATGGGGCATGTGTTTCCGCTCAATTTGCAGCTGGCGGCCACTTTGGGCACCCTGTTTATGGCGCTGATGGTGATCTTCCTCCGTCTCAGGGCCTCCAATAAACCCACCAATGCCAAAAAAATTCTGATGCCGCCGATCGGGATGAGCACCGGCTTTCTGATGTTTGTCTTTCCGCCCTTTCGGATTCCCTTCACCTGGGGGCTGACGGCCTTTGTCACAGGAACACTCCTCTTTGCCTTGCCCCTGATCCGCACCTCCCGGTTTGAAGTGGGGAAGGACGGCCAGATTTATCTGAAACGCTCCAAAGCCTTCATCCTGATTCTGTTCGCTTTGCTGATCATCCGGATGGGGGCTCATGAGTACATAGAACAATTCATCACCCTGGAACAGACCGCCGGTCTCTTTTTCACTTTGGCCTTCGGCATGCTCCTCCCCTGGAGGATCATGATGTACCTGAAGTATAAAAAGCTGAAAGAAAACACGCCTGTAACGGAAACGAAGTGA
- a CDS encoding class I adenylate-forming enzyme family protein, with protein sequence MFTVGEMLRNRADFSPHLEAVVYGDERITYRELNRRVNRLAHFMMELDVQKGDRIAILCSTNHPFATVLLAAAKLGAVAVPLNWRLGLEEIQQVMEHSEPKLLFFDEEFSETADELESCEFLERMVRVSIDQKLNPPFVQALLEYPDTEPDVQVDSEDQLALTYTSGTTGKPKGVITTHANFHAFGVAASLTLDVRRGDRFLISTPLFRTNGLSAMVNALLLGGTVVFMPDFHPVRVWEVVERERITHLLSLPGMLGYMLPAAMNGDWDTGSMREFICGGPVPEELIRQYSSLGFPIVQMYGASEVTGGITFWNPGMGISTCHSAGKRLLGEIKVVDPTSGGEVPPGEIGEILYRGPQVTPGYWKDPEETARAIRDGWFHTGDAGRLEEDGLLYVVDRCGDLIYCNEELVLPTEVEKVLAEMEGVAEVTVIGVKDPEKGEVPRAYVVREENSSLTEEDVLRYGRERLAEHQLTEVAFVDELPRNSLGLITKYILREQADRMKTVDVVE encoded by the coding sequence ATGTTTACTGTTGGCGAGATGCTGCGAAACAGAGCCGATTTTTCGCCGCATCTGGAGGCCGTTGTGTATGGGGACGAGCGTATTACCTATCGGGAGTTAAACCGGCGGGTGAACAGGTTGGCCCATTTTATGATGGAATTGGATGTGCAAAAAGGGGATCGGATCGCCATCCTTTGCAGCACCAATCACCCCTTTGCCACGGTGTTGCTGGCGGCAGCCAAACTGGGGGCGGTGGCGGTTCCCCTCAATTGGCGGCTCGGTTTGGAAGAGATTCAGCAGGTGATGGAACACAGTGAGCCCAAACTCCTCTTCTTTGACGAGGAGTTTTCCGAAACCGCCGATGAATTGGAGTCCTGCGAATTTCTGGAACGGATGGTTCGGGTCAGCATTGATCAGAAACTGAATCCACCCTTCGTACAAGCTCTTCTGGAATATCCGGATACGGAACCGGATGTGCAGGTCGATTCGGAAGATCAGCTGGCTCTTACCTATACTTCCGGCACCACCGGGAAGCCCAAGGGTGTGATCACCACCCATGCCAATTTTCACGCCTTCGGGGTGGCCGCCAGTTTGACCCTGGATGTGCGGAGGGGAGATCGTTTTCTGATCTCCACCCCGCTTTTCCGAACCAATGGGTTGTCGGCCATGGTCAATGCACTTTTGTTGGGGGGCACCGTGGTATTCATGCCGGATTTTCATCCGGTGCGTGTATGGGAGGTGGTGGAACGGGAGCGGATCACCCATTTGTTGAGCCTGCCCGGGATGTTGGGCTATATGCTTCCCGCCGCGATGAACGGGGATTGGGATACGGGTTCGATGCGGGAATTCATCTGTGGCGGCCCGGTGCCGGAGGAGCTGATCCGGCAATATTCCTCTCTGGGCTTTCCGATTGTCCAGATGTATGGAGCAAGTGAGGTGACCGGTGGAATCACCTTCTGGAATCCGGGGATGGGAATTTCCACCTGCCATTCCGCAGGAAAGAGACTGCTGGGTGAGATCAAGGTGGTTGATCCAACATCCGGCGGGGAGGTACCTCCAGGTGAAATCGGGGAAATTTTGTACCGGGGCCCACAAGTGACACCGGGGTACTGGAAGGATCCGGAAGAGACGGCAAGGGCGATCCGGGACGGCTGGTTTCATACCGGAGATGCCGGCAGGCTGGAGGAAGACGGGCTCCTTTATGTGGTGGATCGCTGCGGGGACCTGATTTACTGCAATGAGGAACTGGTGTTACCCACCGAGGTGGAGAAGGTCCTGGCAGAGATGGAGGGTGTGGCGGAAGTGACAGTGATCGGTGTGAAGGATCCGGAGAAAGGGGAGGTTCCCCGTGCTTATGTGGTCAGGGAGGAAAATTCTTCTCTGACTGAAGAGGATGTCCTCCGCTACGGCCGGGAACGTCTCGCGGAGCATCAGCTGACGGAAGTTGCCTTTGTCGACGAGCTACCCAGAAACAGTTTGGGTTTGATCACGAAATACATCCTGCGGGAACAGGCCGATCGGATGAAAACCGTCGATGTGGTGGAATAA
- a CDS encoding GNAT family N-acetyltransferase: MITPLDITHRETAQQVLDLQLPSYRVEAELTGFDGIPPLRDTVDTLISCGETFRGLYLDGELAGAISYKLEKNLLDIHRVMVHPRHFRKGVATALLQSLLDSTSEAHRVEVSTGSLNHPAKKLYRRLGFTEVGEEEAAPGFWMTRFQLIREGGAG, encoded by the coding sequence ATGATTACACCATTGGATATCACCCATCGGGAGACGGCGCAACAGGTGCTGGATCTGCAACTCCCTTCCTACCGGGTGGAGGCGGAACTGACAGGGTTTGACGGGATCCCTCCTCTCCGGGATACCGTGGACACGCTCATCTCCTGCGGAGAAACTTTCCGCGGTTTGTACTTGGATGGGGAATTGGCCGGGGCGATCTCGTATAAGTTGGAAAAAAATCTATTGGACATTCATCGGGTGATGGTGCATCCCCGCCACTTCCGCAAAGGGGTGGCCACCGCCCTGCTCCAATCCCTGCTGGACTCCACATCGGAAGCCCACCGGGTGGAAGTCTCCACCGGCTCGCTCAACCATCCCGCGAAAAAGTTGTACCGGAGGCTGGGCTTTACCGAGGTTGGAGAAGAGGAGGCGGCCCCGGGCTTTTGGATGACCCGCTTTCAGCTGATTCGAGAGGGTGGTGCGGGGTAA
- a CDS encoding DUF523 domain-containing protein, with protein MKIVSACFAGINCRYDKKHNRIEEIRKLVREGDAIPVCPEQMGGLPTPRNPAEIVGGDGEDVLDGKAKVIDNQGNDVTRQFVEGAREALAMAQAVGATEAILKERSPSCGSCMIYDGTFSKSKKAGLGVTAALLRRHGIRVVSEETWQGKEEGKEGS; from the coding sequence GTGAAGATTGTCAGCGCCTGCTTCGCCGGGATCAACTGCCGTTATGACAAAAAACATAATCGGATCGAGGAGATCCGGAAGCTGGTGCGGGAAGGAGACGCCATCCCCGTCTGTCCCGAACAGATGGGGGGACTTCCCACTCCCCGCAATCCGGCGGAGATCGTCGGCGGAGATGGTGAGGATGTACTGGACGGCAAGGCGAAGGTGATCGACAATCAGGGGAACGATGTCACCCGACAATTTGTGGAAGGTGCCCGGGAGGCATTGGCCATGGCCCAGGCTGTGGGCGCCACGGAAGCCATCCTGAAAGAGCGGAGTCCATCCTGCGGCAGCTGCATGATCTATGACGGCACCTTCAGCAAATCGAAGAAAGCGGGACTGGGAGTGACAGCGGCTCTCCTCCGCCGCCATGGCATCCGTGTGGTTTCGGAAGAGACGTGGCAAGGAAAGGAAGAGGGAAAGGAAGGATCCTGA